One genomic segment of Sebastes fasciatus isolate fSebFas1 chromosome 17, fSebFas1.pri, whole genome shotgun sequence includes these proteins:
- the nup153 gene encoding nuclear pore complex protein Nup153 isoform X1 — MAATGGGKIRSRRYHIASKPYAKSKQQQSGLISRVTDTVKSIVPSWLQKYFKNEDSPEGGGAVLADQTDQNCQTPPPPNGSEEGPLPLDGRDSPEPSTSNTEPSTSRASLNFQEYVLSRPPLSRSHLHFSPLDVSSPTLGATSSLFSQPSTSAAPGPFSTGFSLVKEIKDNLSQHEDDNISTTSGFSSRASEKDVPTSKTASLPQLWSPEMERTHSGPQHAQSSLKRPSFNLSVFGTSSNSSLNSTVLNSSQLGDSPFYPGKTMYGGAAAVRSARGRPGTPYQAPVRRQIKAKPAGAQPCGVTSATARRILQSLERMSSPLADARRIPAAATSPLSASMDGTNLDVSHFQSKKKRMDSTLPPVQKLVVPAAASVSGNRSVSFRPTLTPGGVSRTLDRTPRETPTRQSPQLPEATPGPSQSTMGSSVPAYLLSSTPAASSVSSGGGKMKRERTSTRPSSKRAEDEEVAEVPDLPAISLPISASALPSFSFSSPLPPLNTSTTISTAPTLTPATPAMETNKEPPTASTPPCVPFTFSSPIVKATAASPPSFSPSAGFTFSAPVAKLGPSMLNGKLASPILTAVKLATSKSTEDFEGPFKPAKTLKQGSVLDLLKAPGFASPVARSSPGPDVVPLQTSTQSTAPSSTTTTSSFSSTGFGNVFKAPPGWSCDVCLVQNKPSDTKCVCCMAPQPNSSSSKSMDSKPSTATSVGLESSSTNATSTTTSTAGFGTMFSKPAGTWDCDTCLVRNKPDAVKCVACETAKPGTGLKPSLTLPSAFSAVKTVSTPTAPVSTGFIGFGDKFKKPAGAWECDTCLVENKAEDTKCVACMSAKPGASAGASSSASSAPVFGLGDAFKKPEGAWECDVCLVQNKAADLQCVACQSAKPGASVEPKAFGSSFGSSAGGTTGSSSGGFKFGTSDSTSGSGGFKFGGSLTESSSSSSGGFKFGVPFGSSSAETTSKDTTASSGFKFGSSSEGFKIGAASSDDTKADQPAADSGFKFGASGGIAFGTGSSSTESSSSKGGFSFGLSKPEDKTSDTTTSSSSVSFTPPASSQEKSDSAALSNDTTSTTTTATTTTGSVFGRLGERSLATTTPQGGSTFGSLQADKEPAAPAFSFGKPEEKEESAASSAPSSFLFGAANKDADAATAPAASGGFSFSKPSAPTEQPPPAYNFGKPADKSETSTVEAPKPAFSFGQSAADSSAAPKPAFSFMASNPTTVNSTTPTPSLFGTTTPTSSSSISISSTQAPSAAPSTFMFGQPAATSSDAPPANAFVFGQSQDSQPPAQSAAPLNSTPTPTPSQPFIFGAPASAAPPPAAATAPSFGFGAAAPSAASSSAPSAAPSPFAFNSAPSGGFGANQTSSFGSSFGSPFTASPSQPPAFGAKTNAAPVFGQQTNSTPVFGAAVNSASGGGFQFGGASAFGATNNASGGVFTFGAGSAASPAPPANPSIAPQPGTPGGGFNFAQPPAFNIGSAKTFTAPPAGQQAIAVRKIKTAVRRRK; from the exons ATGGCGGCCACGGGTGGAGGGAAAATCAGAAGCAGGAGATATCACATCGCCTCCAAACCTTACGCCAAGAGCAAGCAg CAGCAGTCAGGCCTCATCAGTCGAGTGACAGACACAGTAAAGAGCATCGTTCCTTCCTGGCTGCAGAAATACTTCAAGAACGAAGATTCTCCTGAAGGTGGAGGGGCTGTACTGGCAGACCAGACAGACCAGAACTGCCAGACACCACCTCCTCCTAATGGCAGCGAAGAGGGACCTCTTCCTCTTGATGGACGCGACTCACCAGAGCCAAGCACCAGTAACACAG AGCCCTCAACCAGCCGGGCATCCTTAAACTTTCAGGAGTATGTGCTTTCTCGACCTCCTCTGAGTCGTTCCCACCTCCACTTTTCCCCGCTGGATGTCTCCTCCCCGACCCTGGGGGCCACCAGCAGCCTCTTCTCCCAACCCTCCACCTCCGCAGCCCCTGGACCCTTTTCCACAGGCTTTTCCTTGGTCAAAGAAATCAAGGACAACCTCTCGCAGCACGAAGATGATAACATCTCCACCACTAGCGGCTTCTCCTCCCGCGCCTCAGAAAAAG ATGTCCCCACTTCCAAAACAGCGTCACTTCCCCAACTTTGGTCCCCAGAGATGGAAAGAACACACTCTGGGCCTCAGCATGCCCAGTCCAGTCTGAAAAGGCCTTCTTTCAACCTGTCTGTATTTGGAACTTCCTCCAAT TCATCATTAAACAGCACAGTGCTAAACTCCAGCCAGCTCGGAGATTCACCCTTCTACCCCGGGAAGACCATGTATGGTGGGGCAGCTGCAGTCAGGAGCGCTCGTGGTCGTCCTGGGACACCGTACCAG GCCCCAGTGAGGAGACAGATCAAGGCCAAGCCTGCTGGTGCTCAGCCCTGTGGGGTGACCAGCGCCACAGCCAGACGCATCCTTCAGTCATTGGAGCGCATGTCGAGCCCCCTGGct GATGCCAGGAGAATCCCAGCAGCAGCCACATCCCCCCTGTCAGCA tCAATGGATGGCACAAATCTAGATGTTTCACATTTCCAGTCGAAAAAGAAACGT ATGGATTCCACCCTCCCACCGGTGCAGAAGCTGGTGGTTCCTGCTGCAGCGTCGGTGTCAGGAAATCGCTCGGTGTCCTTCAGGCCTACATTGACTCCTGGAGGAGTGAGCCGAACTCTGGACAGGACCCCAAGAGAGACG CCCACAAGACAATCACCGCAACTACCTGAAGCAACCCCAGGTCCATCTCAAAG CACAATGGGTTCTAGTGTCCCAGCCTATCTTCTGTCCAGCACGCCTGCAGCCAGCAGCGTGAGCTCCGGAGGAGGcaagatgaagagagagaggaccagTACACGGCCTTCTTCTAAACGCGCTGAAGATGAAGAG GTGGCGGAGGTACCGGACCTACCAGCCATTTCACTTCCCATCAGCGCCTCCGCCTTGCCATCCTTCAGcttctcctcccctcttccACCTCTCAACACCTCAACCACCATCAGCACGGCCCCCACTCTCACGCCCGCGACTCCCGCTATGGAAACAAATAAG GAGCCACCGACGGCTTCGACACCTCCCTGTGTACCTTTTACATTTTCCTCCCCTATTGTCAAAGCAACTGCTGCTAGTCCTCCTTCCTTTTCCCCATCA GCTGGATTCACTTTTAGTGCACCTGTAGCAAAGTTAGGTCCCTCCATGTTAAATGGGAAGCTGGCTTCTCCCATACTGACAGCAG TGAAGTTAGCAACAAGCAAAAGCACAGAAGATTTTGAAGGACCTTTCAAACCAGCCAAGACCCTGAAGCAGGGCAGTGTGCTGGATCTTCTCAAAGCACCTG GCTTTGCCTCTCCTGTTGCTCGGAGTTCCCCAGGCCCAGACGTCGTTCCGCTGCAGACCTCCACCCAATCCACAGCCCCCTCCTCCACCACAaccacctcctccttctcttcaaCAGGGTTTGGCAATGTGTTCAAAGCCCCACCAGGCTGGAGCTGCGATGTCTGCTTGGTGCAGAACAAGCCATCAGACACCAAGTGTGTTTGCTGTATGGCCCCACAGCCCAATTCCTCCTCATCCAAATCTATGGACAGTAAACCTTCAACGGCCACCTCGGTTGGTCTAGAGAGCAGCAGCACGAACGCCACCTCCACCACTACATCCACTGCAGGTTTTGGCACAATGTTCTCCAAACCTGCAGGAACTTGGGACTGTGATACGTGTCTTGTTCGAAACAAACCTGATGCAGTAAAGTGTGTGGCCTGCGAAACGGCCAAACCTGGGACAGGGCTTAAACCCTCACTGACTCTTCCTTCTGCCTTCTCAGCTGTTAAGACTGTATCCACACCCACAGCCCCCGTTTCTACAGGGTTCATCGGATTTGGAGACAAGTTCAAAAAACCTGCGGGTGCATGGGAATGTGATACATGTTTAGTAGAAAACAAGGCAGAGGACACAAAGTGTGTGGCCTGCATGAGCGCTAAACCAG GAGCGTCAGCAGGAGCCTCTTCTTCAGCCAGCAGTGCTCCAGTGTTTGGGTTGGGAGATGCGTTCAAGAAACCAGAGGGTGCCTGGGAGTGTGATGTCTGTCTTGTACAGAATAAGGCTGCTGATTTACAGTGTGTTGCCTGTCAGTCAGCCAAACCTGGAGCTAGCGTGGAGCCCAAAG CTTTTGGTTCGTCTTTTGGTTCATCAGCTGGTGGGACAACAGGCTCTAGTTCTGGGGGTTTTAAGTTCGGCACATCAGACAGTACCTCGGGATCGGGAGGTTTCAAGTTTGGAGGCTCACTTACAGAGTCCTCCTCTTCATCGTCAGGTGGATTCAAATTTGGAGTCCCGTTTGGAAGCTCCTCAGCAGAAACCACTTCTAAAGACACTACTGCTTCATCAGGGTTCAAATTCGGCAGCTCATCTGAGGGCTTTAAAATTGGGGCTGCCTCTAGTGATGACACAAAGGCAGACCAACCTGCTGCAGATTCTGGGTTTAAGTTTGGAGCCAGCGGTGGGATAGCGTTTGGAACTGGATCATCTAGCACAGAAAGTAGCTCCTCTAAGGGCGGCTTCAGCTTTGGACTGTCAAAACCCGAAGACAAAACATCagacaccaccacctcctcatcctctgTTAGTTTCACTCCTCCGGCTTCCTCTCAAGAGAAAAGTGACAGTGCTGCATTATCGAATGACACCACATCCACAACCACCACAGCAACTACCACCACTGGGTCTGTATTTGGGAGATTGGGCGAGCGAAGTTTGGCGACCACCACACCACAAGGGGGCTCTACGTTTGGATCCTTACAGGCAGACAAAGAGCCAGCTGCTCCCGCGTTTTCCTTTGGGAAGccagaggaaaaggaagaatcCGCTGCCTCCTCGGCTCCGTCTTCCTTCCTCTTCGGTGCTGCTAATAAAGATGCAGATGCTGCAACAGCACCGGCCGCCTCAGGAGGCTTTTCCTTCAGCAAGCCCAGTGCGCCAACAGAACAACCTCCACCCGCTTACAATTTTGGCAAGCCAGCAGACAAGAGTGAAACATCTACTGTGGAGGCACCAAAGCCCGCTTTTTCCTTTGGACAAAGTGCTGCAG ATTCTTCCGCTGCTCCAAAACCAGCGTTTTCCTTTATGGCAAGTAATCCCACCACCGTCAACTCCACCACCCCGACGCCCAGTCTGTTCGGCACTACCAcccccaccagcagcagcagcatcagcatcagctcCACTCAGGCTCCTTCTGCAGCTCCTAGCACTTTCATGTTCGGTCAACCTGCTGCAACCTCTAGTGACGCTCCTCCGGCTAACGCCTTCGTCTTCGGCCAGAGTCAGGACAGCCAGCCGCCGGCCCAGTCAGCTGCTCCTCTGAACTCTACTCCTACTCCAACCCCATCTCAGCCCTTCATCTTTGGTGCTCCTGCCagtgctgctcctcctcctgctgcagctaCTGCTCCATCCTTTGGCTTTGgagcagcagcaccctctgctgcCTCATCTTCAG CTCCATCTGCAGCTCCCTCTCCATTTGCATTCAACTCGGCCCCCTCCGGTGGATTCGGGGCCAACCAGACTTCTTCATTTGGTTCATCCTTTGGATCCCCCTTCACAGCCTCACCTTCCCAGCCCCCAGCATTCGGAGCCAAAACCAACGCTGCCCCTGTCTTTGGACAGCAGACCAACTCCACACCTGTATTTGGGGCGGCTGTTAATTCTGCATCAG GTGGAGGCTTTCAGTTTGGAGGAGCCAGTGCATTTGGAGCCACAAACAACGCCTCTGGAGGAGTGTTTACTTTTGGAGCGGGATCAGCAGCTTCTCCTGCCCCCCCTGCCAACCCCTCCATCGCACCCCAgccaggaacacctggaggtgGATTCAACTTTGCACAACCCCCCGCATTCAATATTGG GTCAGCGAAAACCTTCACCGCCCCTCCTGCTGGGCAGCAAGCGATTGCTGTGCGCAAGATCAAGACAGCGGTGCGGCGCAGAAAGTAG
- the nup153 gene encoding nuclear pore complex protein Nup153 isoform X3 — MAATGGGKIRSRRYHIASKPYAKSKQQQSGLISRVTDTVKSIVPSWLQKYFKNEDSPEGGGAVLADQTDQNCQTPPPPNGSEEGPLPLDGRDSPEPSTSNTEPSTSRASLNFQEYVLSRPPLSRSHLHFSPLDVSSPTLGATSSLFSQPSTSAAPGPFSTGFSLVKEIKDNLSQHEDDNISTTSGFSSRASEKASLPQLWSPEMERTHSGPQHAQSSLKRPSFNLSVFGTSSNSSLNSTVLNSSQLGDSPFYPGKTMYGGAAAVRSARGRPGTPYQAPVRRQIKAKPAGAQPCGVTSATARRILQSLERMSSPLADARRIPAAATSPLSASMDGTNLDVSHFQSKKKRMDSTLPPVQKLVVPAAASVSGNRSVSFRPTLTPGGVSRTLDRTPRETPTRQSPQLPEATPGPSQSTMGSSVPAYLLSSTPAASSVSSGGGKMKRERTSTRPSSKRAEDEEVAEVPDLPAISLPISASALPSFSFSSPLPPLNTSTTISTAPTLTPATPAMETNKEPPTASTPPCVPFTFSSPIVKATAASPPSFSPSAGFTFSAPVAKLGPSMLNGKLASPILTAVKLATSKSTEDFEGPFKPAKTLKQGSVLDLLKAPGFASPVARSSPGPDVVPLQTSTQSTAPSSTTTTSSFSSTGFGNVFKAPPGWSCDVCLVQNKPSDTKCVCCMAPQPNSSSSKSMDSKPSTATSVGLESSSTNATSTTTSTAGFGTMFSKPAGTWDCDTCLVRNKPDAVKCVACETAKPGTGLKPSLTLPSAFSAVKTVSTPTAPVSTGFIGFGDKFKKPAGAWECDTCLVENKAEDTKCVACMSAKPGASAGASSSASSAPVFGLGDAFKKPEGAWECDVCLVQNKAADLQCVACQSAKPGASVEPKAFGSSFGSSAGGTTGSSSGGFKFGTSDSTSGSGGFKFGGSLTESSSSSSGGFKFGVPFGSSSAETTSKDTTASSGFKFGSSSEGFKIGAASSDDTKADQPAADSGFKFGASGGIAFGTGSSSTESSSSKGGFSFGLSKPEDKTSDTTTSSSSVSFTPPASSQEKSDSAALSNDTTSTTTTATTTTGSVFGRLGERSLATTTPQGGSTFGSLQADKEPAAPAFSFGKPEEKEESAASSAPSSFLFGAANKDADAATAPAASGGFSFSKPSAPTEQPPPAYNFGKPADKSETSTVEAPKPAFSFGQSAADSSAAPKPAFSFMASNPTTVNSTTPTPSLFGTTTPTSSSSISISSTQAPSAAPSTFMFGQPAATSSDAPPANAFVFGQSQDSQPPAQSAAPLNSTPTPTPSQPFIFGAPASAAPPPAAATAPSFGFGAAAPSAASSSAPSAAPSPFAFNSAPSGGFGANQTSSFGSSFGSPFTASPSQPPAFGAKTNAAPVFGQQTNSTPVFGAAVNSASGGGFQFGGASAFGATNNASGGVFTFGAGSAASPAPPANPSIAPQPGTPGGGFNFAQPPAFNIGSAKTFTAPPAGQQAIAVRKIKTAVRRRK; from the exons ATGGCGGCCACGGGTGGAGGGAAAATCAGAAGCAGGAGATATCACATCGCCTCCAAACCTTACGCCAAGAGCAAGCAg CAGCAGTCAGGCCTCATCAGTCGAGTGACAGACACAGTAAAGAGCATCGTTCCTTCCTGGCTGCAGAAATACTTCAAGAACGAAGATTCTCCTGAAGGTGGAGGGGCTGTACTGGCAGACCAGACAGACCAGAACTGCCAGACACCACCTCCTCCTAATGGCAGCGAAGAGGGACCTCTTCCTCTTGATGGACGCGACTCACCAGAGCCAAGCACCAGTAACACAG AGCCCTCAACCAGCCGGGCATCCTTAAACTTTCAGGAGTATGTGCTTTCTCGACCTCCTCTGAGTCGTTCCCACCTCCACTTTTCCCCGCTGGATGTCTCCTCCCCGACCCTGGGGGCCACCAGCAGCCTCTTCTCCCAACCCTCCACCTCCGCAGCCCCTGGACCCTTTTCCACAGGCTTTTCCTTGGTCAAAGAAATCAAGGACAACCTCTCGCAGCACGAAGATGATAACATCTCCACCACTAGCGGCTTCTCCTCCCGCGCCTCAGAAAAAG CGTCACTTCCCCAACTTTGGTCCCCAGAGATGGAAAGAACACACTCTGGGCCTCAGCATGCCCAGTCCAGTCTGAAAAGGCCTTCTTTCAACCTGTCTGTATTTGGAACTTCCTCCAAT TCATCATTAAACAGCACAGTGCTAAACTCCAGCCAGCTCGGAGATTCACCCTTCTACCCCGGGAAGACCATGTATGGTGGGGCAGCTGCAGTCAGGAGCGCTCGTGGTCGTCCTGGGACACCGTACCAG GCCCCAGTGAGGAGACAGATCAAGGCCAAGCCTGCTGGTGCTCAGCCCTGTGGGGTGACCAGCGCCACAGCCAGACGCATCCTTCAGTCATTGGAGCGCATGTCGAGCCCCCTGGct GATGCCAGGAGAATCCCAGCAGCAGCCACATCCCCCCTGTCAGCA tCAATGGATGGCACAAATCTAGATGTTTCACATTTCCAGTCGAAAAAGAAACGT ATGGATTCCACCCTCCCACCGGTGCAGAAGCTGGTGGTTCCTGCTGCAGCGTCGGTGTCAGGAAATCGCTCGGTGTCCTTCAGGCCTACATTGACTCCTGGAGGAGTGAGCCGAACTCTGGACAGGACCCCAAGAGAGACG CCCACAAGACAATCACCGCAACTACCTGAAGCAACCCCAGGTCCATCTCAAAG CACAATGGGTTCTAGTGTCCCAGCCTATCTTCTGTCCAGCACGCCTGCAGCCAGCAGCGTGAGCTCCGGAGGAGGcaagatgaagagagagaggaccagTACACGGCCTTCTTCTAAACGCGCTGAAGATGAAGAG GTGGCGGAGGTACCGGACCTACCAGCCATTTCACTTCCCATCAGCGCCTCCGCCTTGCCATCCTTCAGcttctcctcccctcttccACCTCTCAACACCTCAACCACCATCAGCACGGCCCCCACTCTCACGCCCGCGACTCCCGCTATGGAAACAAATAAG GAGCCACCGACGGCTTCGACACCTCCCTGTGTACCTTTTACATTTTCCTCCCCTATTGTCAAAGCAACTGCTGCTAGTCCTCCTTCCTTTTCCCCATCA GCTGGATTCACTTTTAGTGCACCTGTAGCAAAGTTAGGTCCCTCCATGTTAAATGGGAAGCTGGCTTCTCCCATACTGACAGCAG TGAAGTTAGCAACAAGCAAAAGCACAGAAGATTTTGAAGGACCTTTCAAACCAGCCAAGACCCTGAAGCAGGGCAGTGTGCTGGATCTTCTCAAAGCACCTG GCTTTGCCTCTCCTGTTGCTCGGAGTTCCCCAGGCCCAGACGTCGTTCCGCTGCAGACCTCCACCCAATCCACAGCCCCCTCCTCCACCACAaccacctcctccttctcttcaaCAGGGTTTGGCAATGTGTTCAAAGCCCCACCAGGCTGGAGCTGCGATGTCTGCTTGGTGCAGAACAAGCCATCAGACACCAAGTGTGTTTGCTGTATGGCCCCACAGCCCAATTCCTCCTCATCCAAATCTATGGACAGTAAACCTTCAACGGCCACCTCGGTTGGTCTAGAGAGCAGCAGCACGAACGCCACCTCCACCACTACATCCACTGCAGGTTTTGGCACAATGTTCTCCAAACCTGCAGGAACTTGGGACTGTGATACGTGTCTTGTTCGAAACAAACCTGATGCAGTAAAGTGTGTGGCCTGCGAAACGGCCAAACCTGGGACAGGGCTTAAACCCTCACTGACTCTTCCTTCTGCCTTCTCAGCTGTTAAGACTGTATCCACACCCACAGCCCCCGTTTCTACAGGGTTCATCGGATTTGGAGACAAGTTCAAAAAACCTGCGGGTGCATGGGAATGTGATACATGTTTAGTAGAAAACAAGGCAGAGGACACAAAGTGTGTGGCCTGCATGAGCGCTAAACCAG GAGCGTCAGCAGGAGCCTCTTCTTCAGCCAGCAGTGCTCCAGTGTTTGGGTTGGGAGATGCGTTCAAGAAACCAGAGGGTGCCTGGGAGTGTGATGTCTGTCTTGTACAGAATAAGGCTGCTGATTTACAGTGTGTTGCCTGTCAGTCAGCCAAACCTGGAGCTAGCGTGGAGCCCAAAG CTTTTGGTTCGTCTTTTGGTTCATCAGCTGGTGGGACAACAGGCTCTAGTTCTGGGGGTTTTAAGTTCGGCACATCAGACAGTACCTCGGGATCGGGAGGTTTCAAGTTTGGAGGCTCACTTACAGAGTCCTCCTCTTCATCGTCAGGTGGATTCAAATTTGGAGTCCCGTTTGGAAGCTCCTCAGCAGAAACCACTTCTAAAGACACTACTGCTTCATCAGGGTTCAAATTCGGCAGCTCATCTGAGGGCTTTAAAATTGGGGCTGCCTCTAGTGATGACACAAAGGCAGACCAACCTGCTGCAGATTCTGGGTTTAAGTTTGGAGCCAGCGGTGGGATAGCGTTTGGAACTGGATCATCTAGCACAGAAAGTAGCTCCTCTAAGGGCGGCTTCAGCTTTGGACTGTCAAAACCCGAAGACAAAACATCagacaccaccacctcctcatcctctgTTAGTTTCACTCCTCCGGCTTCCTCTCAAGAGAAAAGTGACAGTGCTGCATTATCGAATGACACCACATCCACAACCACCACAGCAACTACCACCACTGGGTCTGTATTTGGGAGATTGGGCGAGCGAAGTTTGGCGACCACCACACCACAAGGGGGCTCTACGTTTGGATCCTTACAGGCAGACAAAGAGCCAGCTGCTCCCGCGTTTTCCTTTGGGAAGccagaggaaaaggaagaatcCGCTGCCTCCTCGGCTCCGTCTTCCTTCCTCTTCGGTGCTGCTAATAAAGATGCAGATGCTGCAACAGCACCGGCCGCCTCAGGAGGCTTTTCCTTCAGCAAGCCCAGTGCGCCAACAGAACAACCTCCACCCGCTTACAATTTTGGCAAGCCAGCAGACAAGAGTGAAACATCTACTGTGGAGGCACCAAAGCCCGCTTTTTCCTTTGGACAAAGTGCTGCAG ATTCTTCCGCTGCTCCAAAACCAGCGTTTTCCTTTATGGCAAGTAATCCCACCACCGTCAACTCCACCACCCCGACGCCCAGTCTGTTCGGCACTACCAcccccaccagcagcagcagcatcagcatcagctcCACTCAGGCTCCTTCTGCAGCTCCTAGCACTTTCATGTTCGGTCAACCTGCTGCAACCTCTAGTGACGCTCCTCCGGCTAACGCCTTCGTCTTCGGCCAGAGTCAGGACAGCCAGCCGCCGGCCCAGTCAGCTGCTCCTCTGAACTCTACTCCTACTCCAACCCCATCTCAGCCCTTCATCTTTGGTGCTCCTGCCagtgctgctcctcctcctgctgcagctaCTGCTCCATCCTTTGGCTTTGgagcagcagcaccctctgctgcCTCATCTTCAG CTCCATCTGCAGCTCCCTCTCCATTTGCATTCAACTCGGCCCCCTCCGGTGGATTCGGGGCCAACCAGACTTCTTCATTTGGTTCATCCTTTGGATCCCCCTTCACAGCCTCACCTTCCCAGCCCCCAGCATTCGGAGCCAAAACCAACGCTGCCCCTGTCTTTGGACAGCAGACCAACTCCACACCTGTATTTGGGGCGGCTGTTAATTCTGCATCAG GTGGAGGCTTTCAGTTTGGAGGAGCCAGTGCATTTGGAGCCACAAACAACGCCTCTGGAGGAGTGTTTACTTTTGGAGCGGGATCAGCAGCTTCTCCTGCCCCCCCTGCCAACCCCTCCATCGCACCCCAgccaggaacacctggaggtgGATTCAACTTTGCACAACCCCCCGCATTCAATATTGG GTCAGCGAAAACCTTCACCGCCCCTCCTGCTGGGCAGCAAGCGATTGCTGTGCGCAAGATCAAGACAGCGGTGCGGCGCAGAAAGTAG